In Acidimicrobiales bacterium, a single window of DNA contains:
- the mftF gene encoding mycofactocin biosynthesis glycosyltransferase MftF (Members of this protein family, MftF, are glycosyltransferases, members of PF00535 (glycosyl transferase family 2). The encoding gene is found as part of the mycofactocin cassette, in Mycobacterium tuberculosis, many other Actinobacteria, and occasional members of other lineages. Mycofactocin itself, a putative redox carrier, is a heavily modified derivative of the C-terminal Val-Tyr dipeptide of the mycofactocin precursor MftA (TIGR03969).), which yields MDPDVRRPSWNVVVGGAPVRVLRLGDAGARLIDRWDGGTTVGRGLAAGRFARRLVDAGIAHPRPPASPLPDVAFVIPVRDHEAGLRATLASLAFTSSFAGRPGGPNVVVVDDGSAAPAGHRNPLPSDVKVLREELPRGPAAARNLGWHAAESEIVVFLDAECVPKGDWLAVLLPHFADPAVAAVAPRIVSAVRDSDALHVYENLRSSLDLGEREAPVRPGSRVPYVPTACLAVRREALQQIGGFDETLRFGEDVDLVWRLNDAGWSVRYEPRASVNHPPRPNLSEWLRQRFDYGRSAAPLARRHGSDVAPLAVSPWSIGVWALVAGGYPAGGAALAAATAGVLARRARGDKETAIELARLAVRGNLLAGAQLAEAIRRAWLLPSLAAMALLPAGRPRRRAAAVVGAAFATPLVEWVSLRPPVDAVRWMALRDADDLAYQTGVWFGAVSSRSLKTLLPRL from the coding sequence ATGGACCCCGACGTTCGCCGACCCTCTTGGAACGTCGTGGTTGGCGGTGCGCCAGTACGTGTGCTGCGCCTTGGAGATGCCGGCGCCCGCCTGATCGACCGTTGGGATGGGGGCACGACGGTCGGTAGAGGTTTGGCCGCCGGCCGGTTCGCCCGCCGCCTCGTGGACGCCGGCATCGCGCATCCGAGGCCCCCGGCAAGCCCCTTGCCAGACGTCGCCTTCGTTATTCCGGTACGGGATCACGAAGCCGGGTTGCGGGCGACACTTGCCTCGCTCGCTTTCACCAGTTCCTTCGCGGGTCGTCCGGGCGGCCCGAACGTCGTGGTCGTCGACGATGGCTCGGCTGCCCCCGCAGGTCACCGGAATCCTCTGCCGTCGGACGTCAAGGTCCTCCGAGAGGAACTTCCCCGCGGTCCCGCGGCGGCGCGGAACTTGGGATGGCACGCCGCGGAATCTGAGATCGTCGTCTTCCTCGACGCCGAGTGCGTGCCGAAGGGCGATTGGCTAGCAGTACTCCTCCCCCATTTCGCCGACCCCGCGGTGGCGGCGGTCGCCCCGCGAATCGTGAGCGCGGTCCGCGACAGCGACGCGCTACACGTGTACGAGAACTTGCGCTCGTCGCTCGATCTCGGGGAAAGAGAAGCTCCGGTCCGTCCCGGCAGCCGGGTCCCGTACGTCCCGACGGCTTGCCTAGCTGTTCGTCGAGAAGCGCTCCAACAGATCGGCGGTTTCGACGAGACGCTCAGATTCGGTGAGGACGTCGACCTGGTCTGGAGGCTGAACGATGCCGGGTGGTCGGTGCGGTACGAGCCCCGCGCATCGGTCAACCACCCGCCCCGGCCGAACCTTTCGGAGTGGCTTCGCCAGCGATTCGACTACGGCAGGTCAGCCGCACCTCTCGCCCGTCGCCACGGCAGTGACGTGGCGCCTCTCGCGGTTTCCCCGTGGAGCATCGGGGTCTGGGCGCTCGTCGCCGGAGGGTACCCGGCCGGAGGCGCAGCACTGGCCGCGGCGACCGCGGGGGTTCTCGCGAGACGTGCCCGAGGAGACAAGGAAACGGCCATCGAACTCGCCCGCCTTGCGGTTCGCGGCAACCTGCTCGCCGGAGCCCAGTTGGCTGAGGCGATTCGGCGGGCGTGGCTGCTCCCCTCTCTCGCCGCAATGGCACTCCTCCCTGCAGGTCGACCCCGCCGGCGCGCTGCGGCTGTTGTCGGGGCGGCCTTCGCAACCCCTCTCGTCGAGTGGGTTTCGCTCCGCCCGCCCGTCGATGCAGTTCGGTGGATGGCTCTCCGTGATGCCGACGATCTCGCCTACCAGACGGGTGTCTGGTTCGGAGCGGTGAGTTCGCGGAGCCTCAAAACACTCCTACCCCGCCTCTAG
- a CDS encoding wax ester/triacylglycerol synthase family O-acyltransferase — MAPMPITDAVFLLAERREQPMHVGGLQLFELPPGADQEWVQTLYDKVLADSEVSPMFRRRPYRPMTSLGAWSWQNDPDVDMEHHVRHSALPRPGRVRELLALTSRLHGSPLDRRRPLWEAHVIEGLQGRRFAVYTKIHHSLVDGVSALRLLEASLSTDGDREDVPSPWTYQPEQRESPTPSGGHGVMELPRSALRTVGEIAGLGPMAVRSAVKTLMDQSSYLPSMAPKTILNTPITGARRYAAQSWPLPRIKAVAKASGATLNDVVLAMCASALRTYLDSLGALPEAPLIAMTPVSLRREATDIGGNAVGAILANLATDVTDPGKRLNAIHDSMEQGKQSLRQMTQTQVMLTSAVTLMPMVMSTIPGIRRLAAPAYNLVISNVPGPTQPLYWNRAKLEGVYPLSIPMDGQALNITVTSYNGNMDFGLTGCRRTVPHLQRLLEYLESGLAELETAAA, encoded by the coding sequence ATGGCACCAATGCCAATCACCGACGCAGTGTTCCTGCTGGCGGAGCGCCGCGAGCAGCCGATGCACGTTGGGGGATTGCAGCTCTTCGAGCTGCCGCCCGGAGCCGACCAGGAATGGGTTCAGACGCTCTACGACAAGGTGCTGGCCGACTCGGAGGTCTCTCCGATGTTCAGACGGCGGCCTTACCGCCCGATGACCAGTCTGGGAGCGTGGAGCTGGCAGAACGATCCCGACGTGGACATGGAGCATCATGTACGCCACTCCGCTCTGCCGCGCCCGGGCAGGGTGCGGGAGCTTCTGGCTCTGACCTCCCGACTGCACGGCTCCCCTCTCGACAGGCGCCGGCCACTGTGGGAAGCGCACGTCATCGAAGGCCTGCAGGGGCGCCGCTTCGCGGTCTACACGAAGATCCATCACTCGTTGGTCGACGGGGTGTCAGCGCTGCGATTGCTGGAAGCGTCGCTCAGCACTGATGGCGACCGGGAGGATGTCCCTTCGCCATGGACATACCAGCCCGAGCAGCGCGAGTCGCCAACGCCGTCCGGTGGTCATGGAGTCATGGAGCTGCCCCGATCCGCTTTGAGAACTGTCGGAGAGATCGCCGGGCTGGGACCAATGGCGGTTCGGTCAGCGGTGAAGACGCTCATGGACCAGAGTTCGTACCTGCCGTCCATGGCCCCCAAAACGATCCTGAACACCCCGATCACCGGGGCTCGCCGCTACGCCGCTCAGTCGTGGCCTCTGCCCCGGATCAAGGCGGTCGCCAAGGCGAGCGGAGCGACTCTCAACGATGTCGTGCTGGCCATGTGCGCGTCGGCACTCCGCACCTACCTCGACTCTCTCGGCGCTCTGCCGGAGGCGCCGCTGATCGCAATGACGCCCGTCTCCCTTCGGCGGGAGGCTACGGACATAGGCGGAAACGCTGTCGGGGCGATCCTCGCCAACCTGGCCACCGACGTGACCGACCCGGGGAAGAGGCTGAACGCCATTCACGACTCGATGGAACAGGGCAAGCAGTCCCTCCGCCAGATGACCCAGACACAGGTGATGCTCACGAGCGCGGTAACGCTGATGCCGATGGTCATGAGCACCATCCCCGGAATACGGCGATTGGCGGCGCCGGCGTACAACCTGGTCATATCCAACGTTCCCGGCCCAACCCAGCCGCTCTACTGGAACCGGGCGAAACTGGAAGGGGTTTACCCGCTCTCCATCCCAATGGACGGCCAGGCGCTCAACATCACGGTCACCAGCTACAACGGGAACATGGACTTCGGCCTGACCGGTTGCCGGCGCACCGTTCCACACCTCCAACGACTTCTCGAGTATCTCGAGTCCGGACTCGCCGAGCTGGAGACGGCGGCGGCGTAA
- the mftE gene encoding mycofactocin biosynthesis peptidyl-dipeptidase MftE: MGLGSLAWPEVADRARWSVVAVPLGSTEQHGPHLPLSTDTDIAVALCARLEAEVPEVLAAPPICYGSSGEHRGFAGTLSIGQHALEAMLVELCRSADEFSGVMIVSTHGGNRETVERSVALLRSERRKVAAWFPRGGDPCDSHAGRVETSVQLALRPERVRRDRLATGDTRPLPDLMPVLRQGGVLAVSASGTLGDPVGSTSEIGQQMLQRWTDDLVEAVRREWEPALR, from the coding sequence GTGGGCCTTGGTTCGCTCGCGTGGCCCGAGGTGGCCGACCGGGCGCGTTGGAGTGTTGTCGCAGTACCTCTGGGCTCGACCGAGCAGCACGGCCCCCATCTTCCGCTCTCCACCGACACCGACATCGCTGTTGCTCTGTGTGCACGGTTGGAGGCAGAGGTACCCGAGGTCCTGGCGGCTCCGCCGATTTGTTACGGATCGAGCGGCGAGCACCGCGGCTTCGCCGGGACGTTGTCGATAGGCCAGCACGCGCTGGAAGCGATGCTGGTGGAGTTGTGCCGTTCGGCAGACGAGTTTTCGGGCGTGATGATCGTGTCGACACATGGCGGGAACCGGGAGACGGTCGAGCGATCGGTGGCGCTGCTCCGGTCGGAGAGGCGAAAGGTGGCGGCGTGGTTCCCCCGTGGCGGCGATCCCTGCGATTCCCACGCGGGGCGGGTGGAAACGTCTGTGCAGCTCGCTTTGCGACCCGAGCGAGTCCGGCGCGATCGCCTTGCAACGGGCGACACCCGGCCGCTTCCTGACTTGATGCCCGTGCTGCGCCAAGGCGGCGTGCTGGCGGTCTCCGCATCGGGGACCCTCGGCGACCCCGTCGGATCGACATCCGAGATCGGACAGCAGATGTTGCAGAGATGGACCGACGACCTCGTCGAAGCGGTCCGACGCGAGTGGGAGCCGGCGCTGCGGTGA
- a CDS encoding mycofactocin-coupled SDR family oxidoreductase: MTDEHRVALITGGARGIGAATAARLASEGWKLVLFDRCADDPTLSYPLANLADLDKTVSDCGGPDVAVPVVGDVRDQEALDSAVGIAQERFGGLDAALAVAGCIGGGVEAWKTPDRLWSTLLAVNLEGAWRLSKAAVPAMLERPEPRQGRFVAVTSASGTVGIYMLAAYSAAKHGVVGLVRSLAAELGPHGVTANAVAPGSTSTAMLEASAGLYGLEDPRRFAEQHLLPRLLTPDEPAALIAWLCGPDSGGITGAVLPVDAGMTAR, from the coding sequence GTGACCGACGAGCATCGCGTCGCGCTCATAACCGGCGGGGCACGCGGCATTGGCGCGGCGACCGCTGCGCGCCTTGCTTCAGAAGGCTGGAAGCTCGTGTTGTTCGACCGGTGCGCGGACGATCCGACACTGTCGTACCCGCTGGCCAACCTTGCCGACCTGGACAAAACAGTGTCCGACTGCGGCGGGCCCGACGTCGCGGTGCCTGTCGTCGGCGACGTGAGGGATCAGGAGGCTCTGGACTCTGCGGTCGGCATCGCCCAGGAACGGTTCGGCGGCCTGGACGCGGCATTGGCGGTTGCCGGTTGCATCGGCGGAGGGGTGGAAGCTTGGAAGACGCCCGACCGGCTCTGGTCGACTCTTCTCGCGGTGAACCTCGAAGGAGCGTGGCGCCTGTCGAAGGCGGCGGTGCCGGCAATGCTCGAACGGCCTGAGCCGCGGCAAGGCAGGTTCGTCGCGGTGACGTCGGCCAGCGGAACGGTCGGTATCTACATGCTCGCCGCGTACAGCGCCGCCAAGCACGGCGTGGTCGGCCTGGTGCGGAGCCTCGCCGCGGAGCTCGGTCCGCACGGCGTGACCGCTAACGCGGTGGCTCCGGGATCGACCTCGACCGCGATGCTCGAGGCCAGCGCCGGCCTTTACGGCCTCGAAGACCCCCGACGCTTCGCTGAGCAGCATCTGCTGCCCCGCCTGCTGACCCCCGACGAACCAGCGGCGCTGATCGCCTGGCTGTGCGGACCCGACAGCGGTGGAATAACTGGCGCGGTTCTTCCGGTGGACGCCGGCATGACCGCCCGTTGA